A section of the Leptotrichia buccalis C-1013-b genome encodes:
- a CDS encoding bifunctional aspartate transaminase/aspartate 4-decarboxylase → MVRKTYAVRRKGELKMITKSFERKLEKLGAFEISFDMLKLSEKNEKHLKFLNAGRGNPNWINTLGRLAFARLMEFGVSECKRTLDKGDLAGYVDSNGIEERYNAFLNRDDEVDVFLKKIVEYSVDHLDLDKKSLILELTNGIIGNNYPVPSRCLENTEHIINAFLQSILYGKANLRKNTKVFPVEGGTAAIVYIFDSLKHNGLLNEGDRIAINTPVFTPYIQIPRLSNFDLAEVDLQAREENQWHIPDSEFEKLLDPSVKAFFLVNPSNPGSRSLTDENLEQLRKVVVKRPDLIIITDDVYGTFVNGFRTVYSVCPRNTILVYSYSKLYGVTGWRLGVIAINEDNVFDELIKKLPEKKKKELESDYSIVTFNPSEMGFVERICADSRSIGLYHTSGLSTPQQIMMVLFSMTHLVLENEKDQYIEACKEIIAIRYHNLMSTLGLPEDNSDSNAKYYTLIDIYQLAETNYDKNFATWLRNEFEEIDFLLHLAKEDGVVLMEGVGFGATPGTVRISEANLEDNDYKKIANRIISLLKEYYEKYTKEKKKL, encoded by the coding sequence GTGGTTAGAAAAACTTATGCAGTTAGAAGGAAAGGAGAATTAAAGATGATTACAAAGAGCTTCGAAAGAAAATTAGAAAAACTTGGTGCATTTGAAATTAGCTTTGATATGTTGAAATTATCAGAAAAGAATGAGAAACATTTGAAATTTTTGAATGCAGGAAGAGGAAATCCTAATTGGATTAATACCTTGGGAAGATTAGCTTTTGCAAGACTGATGGAATTTGGCGTGTCAGAATGCAAAAGAACTCTAGATAAAGGAGATTTAGCTGGATATGTTGACTCCAATGGAATTGAGGAGAGGTACAATGCTTTTTTAAATCGTGACGATGAGGTGGATGTATTTCTTAAAAAGATCGTGGAGTATAGTGTAGACCATCTAGATTTAGATAAGAAAAGCCTTATTTTGGAGCTTACAAATGGCATTATAGGAAATAATTATCCGGTTCCTAGCCGTTGTTTGGAGAATACGGAGCACATTATCAATGCATTTCTTCAAAGCATTCTATATGGGAAGGCTAATTTAAGAAAAAATACTAAGGTATTTCCAGTAGAAGGCGGTACGGCTGCAATTGTTTATATATTTGATTCCTTAAAGCATAATGGACTACTTAATGAGGGAGACCGCATTGCAATCAACACACCGGTATTTACTCCTTATATTCAGATTCCGAGACTATCAAATTTTGATTTAGCAGAGGTCGATCTTCAAGCAAGGGAAGAAAATCAGTGGCATATTCCAGATTCTGAATTTGAAAAGCTTTTGGACCCTTCTGTCAAGGCATTTTTCTTAGTGAATCCATCAAATCCGGGTTCTCGTAGTCTTACAGATGAGAATTTGGAACAGTTAAGAAAGGTAGTTGTAAAGCGTCCGGATCTTATTATTATAACAGATGATGTATACGGTACTTTTGTAAATGGATTCCGCACTGTTTATTCCGTTTGCCCAAGAAACACTATTTTGGTTTATTCGTATTCAAAGCTTTATGGTGTTACAGGATGGAGACTCGGAGTTATAGCAATTAATGAAGATAATGTTTTTGATGAACTGATTAAGAAGCTTCCTGAGAAGAAGAAGAAAGAACTAGAAAGCGATTATTCTATCGTTACATTTAATCCTTCGGAAATGGGCTTTGTTGAAAGGATATGTGCAGACAGCAGATCTATTGGATTGTATCATACAAGCGGGCTATCTACACCACAGCAGATTATGATGGTTCTTTTCTCTATGACTCATTTGGTTCTTGAAAATGAAAAGGATCAATACATTGAAGCTTGTAAAGAAATTATAGCGATTCGTTACCACAATTTAATGTCTACATTAGGCTTACCTGAGGATAACAGTGATTCCAATGCTAAATATTATACACTGATTGACATATATCAACTTGCAGAGACAAATTATGATAAGAACTTCGCAACATGGCTTAGAAATGAATTTGAGGAAATAGATTTTCTTTTACATCTAGCAAAGGAAGATGGTGTTGTGTTGATGGAAGGAGTTGGTTTTGGAGCAACTCCTGGTACAGTTAGAATTTCAGAAGCAAACCTAGAGGACAATGATTATAAGAAAATAGCAAACCGTATTATATCCCTTTTGAAAGAATATTACGAAAAGTATACAAAAGAGAAAAAAAAGCTATAG
- a CDS encoding carbonic anhydrase, which translates to MFCTLVCCMDGRFIHIVNKYIRSNYRYTFVDTITDAGAVNKIVSDEDYLKSIEDKVVLISVNKHKSDHIFVAGHSDCAGCPTDDETQKGYIRQAAEKMHKDLPHEAVTGLFVYENGEIEVLADYDISDN; encoded by the coding sequence ATGTTTTGTACTTTAGTTTGTTGTATGGATGGGAGATTTATTCATATTGTGAATAAATATATTAGAAGTAATTACAGATATACTTTTGTAGATACTATTACTGATGCAGGAGCTGTGAATAAAATTGTTAGTGATGAGGATTATTTAAAGAGTATAGAAGATAAGGTTGTTTTAATTTCGGTTAATAAACATAAATCTGATCATATTTTTGTGGCAGGGCATAGCGACTGTGCTGGATGTCCTACTGATGATGAAACGCAAAAAGGGTATATTCGTCAGGCTGCCGAGAAAATGCACAAGGATTTGCCTCATGAGGCTGTGACGGGACTTTTTGTCTATGAAAATGGAGAAATTGAGGTTTTAGCTGATTATGATATAAGTGATAATTAA
- a CDS encoding IS5 family transposase (programmed frameshift), with protein sequence MQRRYEISDEQWNKIKHMFPKAKTGRPGKDLRLMFNAVLWIACSGAPWRDLPERFGSWKTVYSRFCKWRDEGTLLKIFEHLREDADYENLSIDSTVVKAHQSSAGAKKGAKNSEVNQHIGRSSGGRTTKIYAVVDGLGNPLYIKLTAGQIHDSTQAIKILSQLSIKDSNILADKAYGTKEVREYIRKHGGECVIPPKSNAVNKWECDYHIYKERHLVECFFNKLKQFRRIGTRYDKLASTFINFIYIGCIIILIK encoded by the exons ATGCAAAGAAGATATGAAATATCAGATGAACAGTGGAATAAAATAAAGCATATGTTTCCCAAAGCTAAGACAGGACGTCCAGGCAAGGATTTACGCCTGATGTTTAATGCTGTGCTATGGATTGCCTGCAGCGGTGCACCTTGGAGAGACCTTCCTGAACGTTTCGGTTCATGGAAGACGGTCTATTCTCGTTTCTGCAAATGGCGTGACGAGGGGACTCTGCTTAAAATATTTGAGCATTTAAGGGAAGATGCCGACTATGAGAACTTGAGCATTGACTCTACAGTAGTTAAAGCCCACCAGAGCAGTGCAGGAGCTAAAAAAG GGGCAAAAAATTCAGAAGTGAATCAGCACATCGGGAGAAGCTCAGGTGGAAGGACAACTAAGATCTATGCAGTTGTTGATGGACTTGGAAATCCGCTGTACATAAAACTTACTGCAGGACAGATTCATGATAGTACGCAAGCAATTAAAATATTGTCGCAGCTAAGCATAAAAGACAGCAACATACTGGCAGACAAGGCATACGGAACAAAGGAAGTTCGGGAGTACATAAGAAAACACGGGGGAGAATGTGTAATACCTCCGAAGTCAAATGCAGTAAACAAATGGGAATGCGATTACCATATCTACAAGGAAAGACATCTTGTGGAATGTTTTTTTAATAAGCTTAAACAGTTCCGCAGAATAGGAACACGCTATGATAAGCTGGCAAGCACATTCATAAATTTTATTTATATAGGATGCATAATAATTTTAATAAAATAA
- a CDS encoding M48 family metallopeptidase, whose amino-acid sequence MKTEKILGYEVHRKKVKNINLRIKPNMEVYISVPMNLHRDYIENFIRSKESWIKSVLKKVENVKEKQKGFEYKTGEIHKFLGKEYNLTVKTGNFNGVNLVNNEKKPNIILTVNENILENIDEKKKIMEKWYFENAKKLFPQFMEKWLKILDQNVEKVAIKPMKTRWGSCNYVKKYITLNTELIKRTPFEIEYVVLHELTHLKYPNHGKGFYNYVERYMSNYKIAEKMLNAKHYY is encoded by the coding sequence ATGAAAACTGAGAAAATTTTAGGATACGAAGTTCACAGGAAAAAAGTAAAAAATATAAATTTACGGATAAAGCCCAATATGGAAGTTTATATTTCTGTGCCAATGAATTTACATCGTGATTACATTGAAAATTTTATCCGTTCTAAAGAAAGTTGGATAAAAAGTGTTTTGAAAAAAGTTGAGAATGTGAAGGAAAAACAGAAGGGCTTTGAGTACAAAACTGGCGAAATTCATAAATTTTTGGGAAAAGAATACAATTTAACTGTGAAAACAGGAAATTTTAATGGCGTAAATTTAGTAAATAATGAAAAAAAGCCGAATATAATTTTAACAGTAAATGAAAATATTTTGGAAAATATTGACGAAAAGAAAAAAATTATGGAAAAATGGTATTTTGAAAATGCAAAAAAGTTATTTCCACAATTTATGGAAAAATGGCTGAAAATATTGGACCAGAATGTGGAGAAAGTGGCAATAAAGCCGATGAAAACTAGATGGGGCTCGTGCAATTATGTAAAAAAATATATAACTCTTAATACGGAGCTTATAAAAAGGACACCTTTTGAGATAGAATACGTAGTTTTACATGAATTAACTCATTTGAAGTATCCAAATCACGGGAAAGGTTTCTATAATTATGTCGAACGATATATGTCAAATTACAAGATTGCTGAAAAAATGCTAAATGCTAAACATTATTATTAA
- a CDS encoding NUDIX domain-containing protein encodes MRFDLDKDVKFILKQLNKNGTGFLVGGAVRDKILNKDPGDYDFATDIEYSELKRIFADYNPKEMGAHFGILMIKVNGKSYEIAKFRKETGVYNSRYPKEIKFVKTIEEDLSRRDFTINSLAYNEETGIVDLYGGKQDIKRKVIRFVGKPKLRIEEDALRILRAFRFISKLGFNLDKKTAEAICNKRKFLTKISKERIFDELSKILMGNFAKKALIEMKKLRVLEMIIPEFRYAYNFDQNNPIHTDDLFNHIIKVIHLCDYDLITRFAALFHDLGKINAKIIDAKGIFHFYGHEKESALIAEEELRMLKASNETINSVKKIIKNHMLIYEDVSDKTLKKLIIEMEDKNLKRLFNLFYADLNSKGIKSKKENEQILKNFWDKIENIKKQGKILQFNDLDITGIDLINLKFDNRKIGEVKNRLYDLVLGDELENEKEELLKYVVNYYKLENNFKYENSCGAIVFNENTEKVLLVKMHNGNWGFPKGHIESNETKEETAIREVFEETNIKIKIIPNFEREIKYIPNENTIKKVTFFAGITQEENVIVETHEIEDFKWCTYEEALKLVTYKLQKDVLEKSRKVIMEHIHKTEK; translated from the coding sequence ATGCGATTTGATTTGGATAAAGATGTAAAATTCATATTGAAACAACTGAATAAAAACGGAACAGGATTTCTTGTCGGAGGAGCAGTTAGAGATAAGATTCTAAATAAAGATCCCGGTGATTATGATTTTGCAACTGATATAGAATATTCAGAGCTGAAAAGAATTTTTGCTGATTATAACCCAAAGGAAATGGGAGCTCACTTTGGAATTCTTATGATAAAAGTGAATGGAAAAAGTTATGAAATAGCAAAATTTCGGAAAGAAACAGGAGTTTATAATAGCAGATATCCAAAGGAAATAAAATTTGTAAAGACAATCGAAGAAGATTTGTCAAGGCGGGATTTTACGATAAATTCGCTGGCTTATAATGAGGAAACTGGAATAGTTGATTTGTATGGCGGAAAGCAGGATATTAAACGGAAAGTAATAAGATTTGTAGGGAAGCCAAAGCTGAGAATAGAAGAAGACGCTCTTAGAATTTTAAGGGCTTTTCGATTTATTTCAAAATTAGGATTCAATTTGGATAAAAAAACTGCTGAAGCTATTTGCAACAAACGAAAATTTTTGACCAAAATATCAAAAGAAAGAATTTTTGACGAACTAAGTAAAATTCTTATGGGAAATTTTGCTAAAAAGGCTCTTATTGAAATGAAAAAATTGCGGGTTCTGGAAATGATAATTCCAGAATTTCGTTATGCCTATAACTTTGACCAGAATAATCCTATTCATACCGATGATTTATTCAATCACATAATAAAAGTCATCCATCTTTGCGATTACGATTTAATAACAAGATTTGCTGCACTTTTTCACGACTTGGGAAAAATCAACGCAAAAATTATTGATGCAAAAGGAATTTTCCATTTTTATGGGCATGAAAAGGAAAGTGCATTAATTGCTGAAGAAGAATTAAGAATGCTTAAAGCTTCCAATGAAACCATAAACTCTGTAAAAAAAATTATAAAAAATCATATGCTAATTTATGAAGATGTTTCAGACAAGACTTTGAAAAAATTAATTATTGAAATGGAAGATAAAAATTTAAAAAGACTATTTAATTTATTTTATGCTGATTTAAATTCAAAAGGAATAAAATCTAAAAAAGAAAATGAACAAATTTTAAAAAATTTCTGGGACAAAATTGAAAATATAAAAAAACAAGGAAAAATACTCCAGTTTAACGATTTGGATATAACAGGAATTGACCTTATAAATTTAAAATTTGATAACCGAAAAATCGGAGAAGTTAAAAATAGGCTATATGACCTTGTTTTAGGTGATGAATTAGAAAATGAAAAGGAAGAATTGTTAAAATATGTTGTAAATTACTACAAGCTAGAAAATAATTTTAAATATGAAAATTCCTGCGGAGCCATTGTTTTTAATGAAAATACAGAAAAAGTTCTACTTGTGAAAATGCACAACGGAAATTGGGGCTTTCCAAAAGGACACATCGAAAGTAACGAAACAAAAGAAGAAACTGCAATCCGCGAAGTTTTTGAAGAAACTAATATAAAAATAAAAATAATTCCAAACTTTGAACGTGAAATAAAATACATTCCAAATGAAAATACAATTAAAAAAGTCACATTTTTTGCAGGAATAACGCAAGAAGAAAATGTCATTGTAGAAACTCACGAAATAGAAGATTTTAAATGGTGTACCTACGAAGAAGCATTAAAATTAGTTACTTATAAATTGCAGAAAGATGTACTAGAAAAATCAAGAAAAGTGATTATGGAACATATTCATAAAACAGAAAAATGA
- the rsmB gene encoding 16S rRNA (cytosine(967)-C(5))-methyltransferase RsmB, producing the protein MAKKKNIKLDIVNLLDEIQNGKYSNIQLNYYFSKKNYTKKEKMFITNVVNIVIKNLIYIDYLIGKSVRNVKKRKIKQLLRISVAQLFFMESDNAGVIFEAGEIAKILNAHQVGFVNAALQTILKNKEKFNEEIPKDNRESIVLSYPQWFVNKMKIDYPDDYLEMLKSYKKRSYLSVRFDKNKITSEKFEELLKNIKTDVLFSVGEVYYLSNANIFDTEIYKNGNVVIQDASSYLAVKNLGVKDGETVLDACSAPGGKSLAILQLFNPKKLTSTDIHEHKVKLLNELKNKYGYSNFEVKLNDAAQIENLNTKFDKILLDMPCSGLGVLRKKPEKIYELTANDIKSLKKLQKKIFESAYNCLKNGGEMIYSTCTFSKNENTNNIQYFLEKYEDLEILEVVIPENIETVRDEFGGVYISYKNEYLDGFYIAKLRKK; encoded by the coding sequence TTGGCAAAGAAAAAGAATATAAAATTAGACATAGTAAATTTACTGGATGAAATTCAAAATGGGAAATACAGTAATATCCAGTTAAATTACTATTTTTCTAAAAAAAATTATACAAAAAAAGAAAAAATGTTTATTACAAATGTAGTAAATATTGTGATAAAAAATTTGATTTATATTGATTATCTGATTGGGAAAAGTGTTAGAAATGTGAAAAAACGAAAAATAAAGCAGCTTTTGAGAATTTCGGTTGCACAACTGTTTTTTATGGAATCGGATAATGCGGGAGTTATTTTTGAGGCTGGAGAGATTGCAAAAATTTTGAATGCACATCAAGTTGGATTTGTGAATGCAGCTTTGCAGACGATTTTGAAAAATAAAGAAAAATTTAATGAGGAAATTCCAAAAGACAATAGGGAAAGTATTGTTTTGTCGTACCCGCAATGGTTTGTGAATAAGATGAAAATTGATTATCCTGATGATTATTTAGAAATGCTTAAATCTTATAAAAAAAGAAGTTATTTGTCAGTTAGATTTGATAAAAATAAAATTACGAGTGAGAAATTTGAGGAATTGCTGAAAAATATTAAGACAGATGTCTTATTTTCTGTTGGTGAAGTTTATTATTTATCAAATGCAAATATTTTTGATACGGAAATTTATAAGAATGGGAATGTTGTGATTCAGGATGCTTCATCTTATCTAGCTGTGAAAAATTTAGGCGTGAAAGATGGAGAAACTGTACTTGATGCTTGCTCTGCTCCTGGCGGAAAATCTCTTGCGATTTTACAGCTGTTTAATCCGAAAAAACTGACTTCTACTGATATTCACGAGCATAAAGTGAAATTATTGAATGAACTTAAAAATAAATATGGATACAGCAATTTTGAAGTGAAATTAAATGATGCTGCACAAATTGAAAATTTGAATACAAAATTTGATAAAATATTACTGGATATGCCTTGCAGTGGGCTTGGAGTTCTTCGTAAAAAACCTGAGAAAATATATGAACTGACTGCAAATGATATAAAAAGTTTGAAGAAACTTCAAAAAAAGATATTTGAAAGTGCATATAATTGTTTGAAAAATGGTGGAGAAATGATTTATAGCACTTGTACGTTTTCTAAAAATGAGAATACAAATAATATTCAGTATTTCTTGGAAAAATATGAGGATTTGGAAATTTTGGAAGTGGTAATTCCTGAAAATATTGAAACTGTGAGAGATGAATTTGGAGGAGTATACATTTCGTATAAAAATGAATATCTAGATGGATTTTATATTGCAAAATTAAGAAAAAAATAA
- a CDS encoding glycoside hydrolase family 32 protein: MDFTKVKENEEKSILEKKEIVEKDFWRQKYHIQGIVGLINDPNGFSQFKGKYHMFYQWNPLGTNHKNKTWAHSVSSDLLHWERMKTALRPDTWYSKDGVYSGSAIVDDEKLYLFYTGNVKDPEGNRESYQCLAVSNDGENFERWEPSIVNQPDGYTRHIRDPKIWKKDGKFYAVIGIQSENLEGKAVLYSSENIKDWKFEGEIAGANHGKIKDFGFMWECPDYFQLKDEKTGEIRDLFVFSPQGLEPEGDLYNNKYQTGYLFGKLDYEKTEFEILSDFVEIDRGHDFYAPQSMEDDKGRRIIVGWMGIPEEEDFPTVKNEWIHCLTLPRELKVIDGKLYQVPIKEMESIRGEKIEFSGKVAGEVKIGTGATYELKAKFSDFNSDFGLKLRTGKNSETVLKFDYNDKKFALDRTKGEQPDKRLRKVYLGNISELELTVFVDNSSVEVFINSGQEVFSSRIFPEKDADRISVFADKDVNVKIEKWEWK, encoded by the coding sequence ATGGATTTTACTAAAGTTAAAGAAAATGAGGAAAAATCAATTTTAGAGAAAAAAGAAATTGTTGAAAAAGATTTTTGGCGACAAAAATATCATATTCAAGGAATTGTGGGGCTAATTAACGATCCAAATGGATTTTCGCAGTTTAAAGGGAAATACCATATGTTTTATCAATGGAATCCACTAGGAACTAATCATAAAAACAAAACTTGGGCTCATAGTGTAAGCAGTGATTTATTACATTGGGAAAGAATGAAAACAGCTTTGCGTCCTGATACTTGGTATTCTAAGGATGGAGTTTATTCTGGAAGTGCGATTGTGGATGATGAAAAACTTTATTTATTTTATACTGGAAATGTGAAAGATCCTGAAGGAAATAGAGAATCTTACCAATGCCTAGCAGTTTCCAACGACGGAGAAAATTTTGAGAGATGGGAGCCAAGCATTGTAAATCAGCCAGATGGATATACACGGCACATAAGAGATCCAAAAATTTGGAAAAAAGACGGGAAATTTTATGCTGTAATTGGTATTCAAAGTGAAAATTTGGAAGGAAAGGCAGTTCTTTACAGTTCAGAAAATATAAAAGACTGGAAATTTGAAGGAGAAATTGCAGGAGCAAATCACGGAAAAATTAAAGACTTTGGATTTATGTGGGAATGCCCTGACTATTTTCAGCTAAAAGATGAAAAAACTGGAGAAATCAGGGATTTATTCGTATTTTCTCCGCAAGGATTAGAGCCAGAAGGAGATTTATACAATAACAAATATCAGACAGGATATCTATTTGGAAAATTAGATTACGAAAAAACTGAATTTGAAATTTTATCAGACTTTGTGGAAATTGACAGAGGACACGACTTTTATGCGCCACAGTCAATGGAAGACGACAAAGGGCGACGAATTATTGTGGGTTGGATGGGAATTCCAGAAGAGGAAGATTTTCCAACTGTAAAAAATGAATGGATTCACTGCCTAACATTACCAAGAGAATTAAAAGTAATCGATGGAAAACTTTATCAAGTGCCAATAAAGGAAATGGAAAGTATCCGTGGAGAAAAAATTGAATTTAGTGGAAAAGTAGCTGGAGAAGTGAAAATTGGAACAGGAGCAACTTATGAATTAAAAGCTAAATTTAGTGATTTTAATTCTGATTTTGGATTAAAATTACGAACTGGTAAAAATAGTGAAACAGTTTTAAAATTTGATTACAATGACAAAAAATTTGCATTAGACAGAACAAAAGGTGAGCAACCTGATAAAAGATTAAGAAAAGTTTATCTTGGAAATATTTCAGAGCTGGAACTTACTGTTTTTGTGGATAATTCTTCTGTGGAAGTGTTTATTAATAGCGGACAGGAAGTATTTTCATCAAGAATATTCCCAGAAAAAGATGCAGATAGAATAAGTGTATTTGCTGATAAAGATGTAAATGTGAAAATAGAAAAATGGGAATGGAAGTAA
- the ybaK gene encoding Cys-tRNA(Pro) deacylase: MKHKKEKIAKTNALRQLEQQKIPYIIHTYEWSEDKSGGLGVAEKFPELAERVFKTIVLKGKSKSLYVCVIHGEAHLDLKKVAKACGEKNIDLLPLSELEKETGYIRGGCSPVGMKKLFKTFFDKEVKKFEKIMVSAGRRGLQMEVETEKLVEIVKGTIADLTMEEI; this comes from the coding sequence ATGAAACATAAAAAAGAAAAAATAGCTAAAACTAATGCATTGCGGCAACTTGAGCAGCAGAAAATACCATATATTATTCACACTTATGAATGGAGCGAAGATAAAAGTGGTGGGCTTGGTGTCGCTGAGAAATTTCCTGAATTGGCAGAAAGAGTTTTTAAGACGATTGTTCTGAAAGGAAAAAGTAAAAGTTTGTATGTTTGTGTAATTCATGGGGAAGCACATTTGGACTTGAAAAAGGTAGCGAAGGCTTGTGGAGAGAAAAATATTGATTTATTGCCGCTTTCGGAGCTGGAGAAGGAAACGGGATATATTCGTGGAGGATGTTCTCCTGTTGGAATGAAAAAATTGTTTAAAACTTTCTTTGACAAGGAAGTGAAAAAATTTGAAAAAATAATGGTTTCAGCTGGAAGACGAGGGTTACAGATGGAAGTTGAAACAGAAAAGCTAGTTGAGATTGTGAAAGGGACGATTGCGGATTTGACGATGGAAGAAATTTAA
- a CDS encoding sugar O-acetyltransferase yields MKEKVRIGKEEIEKMMENSREVMKFTLELNTKYNSAQEIVELMSKITGKSVDKSFALFPPFNTDYGKNITFGKNVFINSGCKFQDQGGITVGDNVLIGHNVVLATLDHNICVSKRAELFAAPIVIEDNVWIGANVTVTSGVTIGKGSIVAAGAVVTKDVPEYSIVGGVPAKVIRELTEEERK; encoded by the coding sequence ATGAAAGAGAAAGTGAGAATTGGGAAAGAAGAAATTGAAAAAATGATGGAAAATAGTAGAGAAGTGATGAAATTTACTCTTGAACTTAATACAAAATATAATTCAGCACAGGAAATTGTGGAACTAATGTCAAAAATTACAGGAAAATCAGTAGATAAGAGTTTTGCATTATTTCCGCCATTTAATACAGATTATGGAAAAAACATTACTTTTGGAAAAAATGTGTTTATAAATTCTGGATGCAAGTTTCAAGATCAAGGGGGAATTACAGTAGGAGATAATGTTTTAATTGGTCATAACGTTGTTCTTGCTACATTGGATCATAATATTTGTGTAAGCAAAAGAGCGGAATTGTTTGCAGCACCGATTGTTATTGAAGATAATGTATGGATTGGGGCAAATGTTACGGTTACTTCTGGAGTTACTATTGGGAAAGGTTCAATTGTGGCAGCTGGAGCGGTTGTCACAAAGGATGTGCCTGAGTATAGTATAGTTGGTGGAGTTCCAGCTAAAGTGATACGGGAATTGACTGAAGAAGAAAGAAAGTAA